TTGCCCGCCAATATCTGCCTCCCAAATCTTCTCTTCTCAAAAACGCAATAAACTCCCCATCGGGACTCCAGCGCGGAAACTCGGCACCTTCAATCAATTGCACCCTATCTGGATCTGTAAGCGAGCGACCTTCCGGACGACAGAAATTCGTATTGAACAGGATACCGTCTATCTCCTCGAATTCACCGAAGGCGAACTTATCCATCCACCCCCGGACACCGTCCGGAAGCTCAATTTCATACAATCCGTCCGAAACCCCTACAATCGGCAAGCGCACGCCATCGTTGAGCTGTAATAACACGGACGCCCCTTCGCTCGTGGGTGTCCCTCCATCCTTTCTGGTATAAACCGGTGCTGCGTCATGTGTTACAGTCCCTTGCCGTCGAGCCTCTCGGGCGCGATCACCGCTGACGCGGTTTGCCACCTCGCTTGCGTTTGTAAAGGCATAGATACTGCCATCACCGGATGCCGCATAGAGAATACCGTCGGAGATTGCAGGCGCGGCACCGACAAAACCACCGAGTTGATACGTCCAAGTTTCAGTTTTGGATGCGATATCAAACGCGTGGAGGTGTCCATCACGAGCACCGATATAGACAACGCCATTCGCCGTCACAGGATAACTCTCGCTGCCACCTATGTAACCGCGCCATAAGTCGGCATTGTGTTCCGGAAAAATGGGGCGGAACACCCCCTTTGCACATCCATATTCGATACCCTGGATGTGAACCGTTCGTTCACGCATCGCTTCGAGCGTACCGGTCCTCGCGTTGAGGAGATAGATTTTAGAAGGAAACGCACCGATATAAACCTTGTTGTCCGAGACGATCGGCGGCGCGTCCATCCAGCTTTTCGATTTGAACTCCCAGAGTTTCTCACCTGTTTTCGCGTCTAACGCGTAAACTTTATTGTTCCTCGCGCTAAAGTAGACTCGATCCCCCAGCACTGTCGCCGAATAACGGATGGCATCCCCGGCGTCAAAGACCCACCTGATGCCCCACTGTTTCGCGTCCAAGGCATACAACTTACCGTCGGTCGATCCGATATACACAATACCGTTCGCAATGACGGGTGAAGCGTGGAGCGGTCCACCGGTTTTGAATTTCCACAGGAGTTCCAACGGCGGTGTAATGCTTTTGTCGGGACTGATCCCAGAAAAGCCAAGATTGTGCATGAACATGTGCCAATCTTCAGCACGAGGAGGCGTAACAGGTTCTACAACTTCACGGGTCGCTGACCGCTGTGCCGTTGGCTGTTGCGTCTG
This genomic window from Candidatus Poribacteria bacterium contains:
- a CDS encoding PQQ-binding-like beta-propeller repeat protein gives rise to the protein MYIIKRLWQRKYLVVLVLLLVWGCDSQQKKQTQQPTAQRSATREVVEPVTPPRAEDWHMFMHNLGFSGISPDKSITPPLELLWKFKTGGPLHASPVIANGIVYIGSTDGKLYALDAKQWGIRWVFDAGDAIRYSATVLGDRVYFSARNNKVYALDAKTGEKLWEFKSKSWMDAPPIVSDNKVYIGAFPSKIYLLNARTGTLEAMRERTVHIQGIEYGCAKGVFRPIFPEHNADLWRGYIGGSESYPVTANGVVYIGARDGHLHAFDIASKTETWTYQLGGFVGAAPAISDGILYAASGDGSIYAFTNASEVANRVSGDRAREARRQGTVTHDAAPVYTRKDGGTPTSEGASVLLQLNDGVRLPIVGVSDGLYEIELPDGVRGWMDKFAFGEFEEIDGILFNTNFCRPEGRSLTDPDRVQLIEGAEFPRWSPDGEFIAFLRREDLGGRYWRANELWIMDRKGERARKFYTGNFYNPYLSWSLDSRLVAFEVDENGERFIYTVDWKFGRIKQLVRGDGPAFSPTSNRLVFRRREKGMDVVYRINSDSSGLGAIARVPVERPRRTYTYLAAPSWAPDGTRVAFGVNSSKYVGIRIQDIEGQRIKEILTQHQQVHQLSWSADSTHLAYVLSGSNRPGQLIDKQLHVSETVSTLTQSQILKHTSPAWSPTGKQLAYMEREDCVGIRWKVWVYDLESGKKFPIARTPMKLTAVVWMPDGKNLCLWQTSDYLRDNAYKPALTKGWIVSIDIP